A part of Melittangium boletus DSM 14713 genomic DNA contains:
- a CDS encoding MupA/Atu3671 family FMN-dependent luciferase-like monooxygenase — MMSAEELVAELSRQGVTLWVEGDRLKYRAPKGALSPETLSLVAGHKAALIQHLRQLAAEGESVHPLSRGQQALWFVSQLAPSSSAYNTSLSIRIISELDVAALRRACQALLERHGALRTTFATHQGQPIQKVHQRGTVHFEHVEVPDLAPEALRARVIQAYELPFSLERGPLMRVHLFSRGPRDHVLLFVIHHIVYDGWSLLILGDELVRHLYGAEKAGQPAALPPPQATYVDFVRWQSEMLAGEEGQRLWAYWSRQLADSPSVLDLPFARPRPAVQHYAGSSTRVSLSSALTQRLRALCEREGVTLYNTLLAAFMVLLHRYTGQEDLVVGSPTLGRTQPKFAQVVGNFMNMIALRGDLSGNPSFRQLLGRLRPTVVGALAHQDFPFHLLVERLNPERHSNSTPIFQVVFMLQPSPREDLFQGDERQPVLPGGLVLRPYELPQQEGQFDLSLELTESDSALGGVLKYSTDLFDEDAATRIVGHLEALLQGIVDAPDQRLSDLPLLSAAERHQVVVAWNDTATERPPTACLHTLFEARAERFPEATALVCGERRLSYQELNARANELAHELRALGVGPEVRVGLCVRRGVDMVVGMLGILKAGGAYVPMDPAYPADRLAYMLSDSRAPVVLCEKRSRGLLSAQDVKKVCLDDGERASSRERSNPSSGVTADNVAYTIYTSGSTGRPKGVMVCHHTVDRFFAAMDESLDGRGEPGVWLATTSMSFDISVLEIFYSLTRGFQVVLREERTTQQPVRAGASKPLEFSLFYFASDERERSGDKYRLLMEGARFADEHGFTAVWTPERHFHSFGGIYPNPSVVSAAIAATTRNLRIRAGSVVLPLHSPIRVAEEWSIVDNLSGGRVDLSFASGWHPNDFVLAPERYAGARGQLMSQIEAFQKLWRGDAVVFPNGLGQDVEVRTLPRPIQPDVAIWLTAAGNPETFRAAGERGLNVLTHLLGQNLAELAKKIQIYRDAWKAAGHGPGAGHVTLMLHTFLGEDRGAVRQKVQGPLREYLKSSVGLLRSVIGPLPHGAEFESLSEADIDVLLSKAIERYFEQMGLFGTVESCLPMVHQLRELGVDEIASLIDFGVDMESTLAGLQHLNALRERATSREEKEEIPELVARHGVTHFQCTPSMLRMLLMEAGGEQALRPLKRLLVGGEAFPLALGQQALACMKGEVLNMYGPTETTIWSSFHQMVRGESVLPIGRPIDDTRMYLVDKGLRPVPVGVPGELLIGGEGVTRGYLDRPELTAERFIPDPFGNEPGTRLYRTGDLARYLPDGRIEFLGRLDHQVKVRGVRIELGEIEAALRQHPEVRQAVVLARADGSGEVNLVAYVVGQSATGVTSSALRSFLLDKLPAAMIPSHFVRLEALPLTPNKKLDVRALPAPDAPGPELPADHVAPKDALELELASIWEELFDVRPMSVTRGFFQMGGHSLLAVRMMSRLRARFGRPFPVSLLFQADTIQQLAAVLRQQGVALESGPLVRIQEKGDKPPLFFVHPTGGDVLCYAALAGQLGPQQPFYALQSLVDEQAASVEQLAARYLEEVRKIRPAGPYRLGGWSTGGLLAQAMARRLEESGEQVELLMLLETWAPETYQHADEPRALMAWFATDVLGGQGAARLDPARLDAPDEKARLGYVFERAQALGALPGVDLAELEQRFRVFAKNAQALSRYRPAPYRGKVVFLQAEEAVPLAGDSLPDPWTSWRDNLAQAQLLRVPGSHYSMLQGSHVQTVARRLTDCLDSLTRAVST, encoded by the coding sequence ATGATGAGCGCGGAAGAACTGGTGGCCGAGCTGTCCAGGCAGGGCGTCACGCTCTGGGTCGAGGGTGACCGGTTGAAGTACCGGGCGCCCAAGGGAGCTCTTTCTCCGGAGACCTTGAGCCTGGTCGCCGGCCATAAGGCCGCGCTCATTCAGCATCTGCGTCAGCTCGCCGCCGAGGGAGAGTCCGTTCATCCTCTCTCCCGGGGGCAGCAGGCGCTGTGGTTCGTCTCACAGCTCGCGCCTTCCAGCTCGGCGTACAACACGTCGCTGTCCATCCGGATCATCTCCGAGCTGGATGTCGCCGCGTTGCGCCGGGCCTGTCAGGCGCTGCTCGAGCGCCATGGGGCGTTGCGCACGACGTTCGCGACGCACCAGGGCCAGCCCATCCAGAAGGTGCATCAGCGCGGCACCGTCCACTTCGAACACGTGGAGGTGCCGGACCTGGCTCCCGAGGCGCTGCGGGCCCGGGTGATCCAGGCCTATGAGCTGCCGTTCTCCCTGGAGCGCGGGCCGTTGATGCGCGTGCACCTGTTCTCCCGGGGACCCCGGGACCATGTGCTGCTCTTCGTCATCCACCACATCGTCTATGACGGTTGGTCCCTGTTGATCCTCGGGGACGAGCTGGTGCGGCACCTGTACGGGGCGGAGAAGGCGGGCCAACCCGCCGCGCTGCCTCCGCCCCAGGCGACGTACGTGGACTTCGTGCGCTGGCAGTCCGAGATGCTGGCGGGGGAAGAGGGACAACGGCTCTGGGCCTACTGGTCCCGGCAGCTCGCGGACTCGCCGTCCGTGCTCGATCTTCCCTTCGCGCGCCCGCGCCCCGCGGTGCAGCACTACGCGGGCTCCTCCACGCGGGTGTCGCTGAGCAGCGCGTTGACCCAGCGCCTGCGCGCCCTGTGCGAGCGCGAAGGCGTCACGCTCTACAACACCCTCCTCGCCGCGTTCATGGTGCTGCTGCACCGCTACACGGGCCAGGAGGATCTCGTGGTGGGCTCGCCCACCCTGGGGCGCACCCAGCCGAAGTTCGCCCAGGTCGTGGGCAACTTCATGAACATGATCGCGCTGAGGGGAGACCTCTCCGGGAACCCCTCGTTCCGGCAACTGCTCGGGCGGCTGAGGCCCACGGTCGTCGGCGCGCTCGCCCATCAGGACTTTCCCTTCCACCTGCTCGTGGAGCGGCTCAACCCGGAGCGTCACTCCAACAGCACGCCCATCTTCCAGGTGGTCTTCATGCTGCAGCCCTCGCCCCGGGAGGATCTCTTCCAGGGCGACGAGCGGCAACCCGTGCTGCCGGGCGGTCTGGTGTTGCGGCCCTACGAGCTGCCGCAGCAGGAAGGTCAATTCGATCTCTCCCTGGAGCTGACGGAGTCGGACTCCGCTCTCGGCGGCGTGCTGAAATACAGCACGGATCTCTTCGATGAGGACGCCGCCACCCGCATCGTGGGGCATCTGGAAGCGCTGCTGCAGGGGATCGTCGACGCGCCCGATCAGCGCCTGTCCGACTTGCCCCTCCTGTCGGCCGCCGAGCGGCACCAGGTGGTGGTCGCGTGGAACGACACCGCGACCGAGCGGCCGCCCACGGCGTGCCTGCACACGTTGTTCGAGGCGCGAGCCGAGCGCTTCCCCGAGGCCACCGCCCTGGTCTGCGGGGAGCGGCGGTTGAGCTACCAGGAGCTGAACGCCCGCGCGAACGAGCTGGCGCATGAGCTGCGCGCGTTGGGCGTCGGCCCCGAGGTGCGCGTGGGGCTCTGCGTCCGGCGCGGCGTGGACATGGTGGTCGGCATGCTGGGCATCCTCAAGGCGGGAGGGGCCTATGTGCCCATGGATCCGGCCTATCCCGCGGACCGGCTCGCCTACATGCTCTCCGACTCGCGAGCGCCGGTGGTGCTGTGCGAGAAGCGGTCGCGGGGGCTCCTGTCCGCCCAGGACGTGAAGAAGGTGTGCCTGGACGATGGCGAGCGCGCGTCTTCCCGCGAGCGGAGCAATCCGAGCAGCGGGGTGACGGCCGACAACGTCGCCTACACCATCTACACGTCGGGCTCCACGGGCCGGCCCAAGGGCGTCATGGTCTGCCACCACACGGTGGATCGCTTCTTCGCGGCGATGGATGAGTCGCTGGACGGCCGGGGGGAGCCCGGCGTCTGGCTCGCGACGACGAGCATGTCGTTCGACATCTCCGTGTTGGAGATCTTCTATTCGCTGACCCGTGGCTTCCAGGTGGTGCTCCGCGAGGAGCGGACGACCCAGCAGCCCGTGCGCGCGGGAGCGTCCAAGCCGCTCGAGTTCAGCCTCTTCTACTTCGCCAGCGACGAGCGCGAGCGCTCGGGTGACAAGTACCGCCTGCTCATGGAGGGCGCGCGCTTCGCGGACGAGCACGGCTTCACCGCCGTGTGGACTCCGGAGCGGCATTTCCACTCCTTCGGAGGCATCTACCCGAATCCCTCCGTCGTCAGCGCGGCCATCGCGGCCACCACGCGCAACCTCCGCATCCGCGCGGGCAGTGTCGTGCTTCCGTTGCACAGCCCCATCCGCGTGGCGGAGGAGTGGTCCATCGTGGACAACCTCTCCGGCGGCCGGGTCGATCTGTCCTTCGCCTCGGGCTGGCATCCGAACGACTTCGTGCTCGCGCCGGAGCGCTATGCCGGGGCGCGCGGCCAGTTGATGTCGCAGATCGAGGCCTTCCAGAAGCTCTGGCGGGGCGATGCGGTCGTCTTCCCCAATGGCTTGGGCCAGGACGTGGAGGTCCGCACCCTGCCGCGGCCCATCCAGCCCGACGTGGCGATCTGGCTCACCGCCGCGGGCAATCCCGAGACCTTCCGCGCCGCGGGTGAACGCGGCCTCAACGTCCTCACCCACCTGCTTGGACAGAACCTCGCGGAGCTGGCGAAGAAGATTCAAATCTACCGGGACGCCTGGAAGGCGGCGGGTCATGGCCCCGGGGCGGGGCACGTCACGCTCATGCTCCACACGTTCCTGGGCGAGGATCGCGGCGCCGTGCGCCAGAAGGTCCAGGGACCGCTGCGCGAGTATTTGAAGAGCTCCGTGGGTCTGCTGCGCTCGGTGATTGGCCCGTTGCCGCATGGCGCCGAGTTCGAGTCCTTGAGCGAGGCGGACATCGATGTGCTGCTCTCCAAGGCGATCGAGCGCTACTTCGAGCAGATGGGCCTGTTCGGGACGGTGGAGAGCTGCCTGCCCATGGTCCACCAACTGCGCGAGCTGGGCGTGGACGAGATCGCCAGCTTGATCGACTTCGGCGTGGACATGGAGTCCACGCTGGCGGGGCTCCAGCATCTCAACGCGCTGCGGGAGCGGGCGACCTCGCGGGAGGAGAAGGAGGAGATCCCGGAGCTGGTGGCCCGGCATGGCGTCACCCACTTCCAGTGCACGCCGTCCATGTTGCGCATGCTGCTGATGGAGGCGGGAGGCGAACAGGCGTTGCGCCCGCTCAAGCGTCTGCTGGTGGGGGGCGAGGCCTTCCCGCTCGCGCTCGGTCAGCAGGCCCTGGCCTGCATGAAGGGCGAAGTGCTCAACATGTATGGGCCCACGGAGACCACCATCTGGTCCTCCTTCCACCAGATGGTGCGGGGGGAGTCCGTGCTTCCCATCGGGCGTCCCATCGACGACACGCGCATGTACCTGGTGGACAAGGGACTGCGGCCCGTGCCCGTGGGCGTGCCCGGCGAGCTGCTCATTGGCGGTGAGGGCGTGACGCGGGGCTATCTGGATCGTCCCGAGCTGACGGCGGAGCGCTTCATTCCGGATCCCTTCGGAAACGAGCCCGGCACCCGGCTGTACCGGACGGGCGATCTCGCTCGCTACCTGCCCGATGGGCGCATCGAGTTCCTGGGCCGCCTGGATCATCAGGTGAAGGTCCGGGGTGTGCGCATCGAGCTGGGGGAGATCGAAGCGGCGCTGCGGCAGCACCCGGAGGTGCGGCAGGCGGTGGTCCTGGCCCGCGCGGATGGCTCGGGCGAGGTGAACCTCGTGGCCTATGTCGTGGGGCAGTCGGCCACGGGGGTGACGTCCTCGGCGCTGCGGAGCTTCCTGCTGGACAAGCTCCCGGCCGCGATGATCCCCAGCCACTTCGTGCGCCTCGAGGCCCTGCCGCTGACGCCCAACAAGAAGTTGGATGTCCGTGCCCTGCCGGCGCCCGACGCGCCCGGGCCCGAGTTGCCCGCCGATCACGTCGCGCCGAAGGACGCCCTGGAGCTGGAGCTCGCCTCCATCTGGGAAGAGCTGTTCGACGTGCGCCCCATGAGCGTGACCCGGGGCTTCTTCCAGATGGGAGGACACTCCCTGCTGGCGGTGCGGATGATGTCCCGGTTGCGCGCGAGATTCGGCCGGCCCTTCCCGGTGTCCCTGCTGTTCCAGGCCGACACCATCCAGCAACTGGCGGCGGTGCTGCGCCAGCAAGGGGTGGCCCTCGAGAGCGGGCCGCTCGTGCGGATCCAGGAGAAGGGGGACAAGCCGCCGCTCTTCTTCGTGCATCCCACCGGAGGCGACGTGCTCTGCTACGCGGCGCTGGCGGGTCAGCTGGGGCCCCAGCAGCCGTTCTACGCGCTGCAGTCGCTGGTGGACGAGCAAGCCGCGTCCGTGGAGCAACTGGCGGCGCGCTACCTGGAGGAAGTCCGGAAGATCCGCCCGGCGGGGCCCTACCGGCTGGGAGGTTGGTCCACGGGTGGGTTGCTCGCGCAGGCCATGGCGCGGCGGCTGGAGGAGTCGGGCGAACAGGTCGAGCTGCTCATGCTCCTGGAGACCTGGGCGCCGGAGACCTACCAGCACGCGGACGAGCCGCGAGCGCTCATGGCGTGGTTCGCCACGGACGTGCTGGGCGGGCAGGGCGCGGCGCGGTTGGATCCGGCGCGACTGGATGCGCCCGATGAGAAGGCGCGGTTGGGCTACGTCTTCGAGCGGGCCCAGGCGCTCGGTGCGCTTCCGGGCGTCGATCTGGCCGAGCTGGAGCAGCGCTTCCGCGTCTTCGCGAAGAACGCCCAGGCGCTGTCCCGCTACCGGCCCGCGCCCTACCGGGGCAAGGTCGTCTTCCTCCAGGCGGAGGAGGCCGTACCCCTCGCGGGGGATTCCCTCCCGGATCCCTGGACGAGCTGGCGCGACAACCTGGCCCAGGCGCAACTGCTCCGGGTTCCTGGCAGCCACTACTCCATGCTGCAAGGGAGTCATGTCCAGACGGTCGCGCGGCGGTTGACGGATTGTCTGGACTCACTCACCCGAGCCGTATCCACTTGA
- a CDS encoding type I polyketide synthase yields MEKLVRGLSPEKRVNLAKMLLRSAGESVPESSATEPIAIIGVGCRFPGGANSPESYWKLLSGGVDAVQEVPSSRWDVNAYYDPDPSVPGKVYTRNGAFVDGVDLFDPYFFGIPPRSAVNLDPQHRLLLEVTWEALENAGISPRSLAGSKTGIFVGGATGEYTQLRADEGADRIDASYLTGTLLTFATGRLSHFLDLQGPSLAVDTACSSSLVAVHLACQSLRSGESSLALVGGVSLLLMPQGWITTSKARMLAVDGRCKTFDASADGYGRGEGCGMVVLKRLSEAIKDEDNILAVIRGTATNQDGHSSDLTVPNGLAQQQVIRKALDNAGLQPEQVDYVEAHGTGTALGDPIEMRAIGAVFGPTREKSRPLRVGSVKTNIGHLEFASGIAGLIKLALSLKHREIPAHLHFKRGNPYIPWNELPVEIPTQLTPWAAGQGPRVAGVSSFGASGTNAHVVLEEAPEVERKAEGKGRPLHVMSLSARNAESLRELASRYVKYLEAHPEAKLEEVCFTANAGRAHFAHRAAVVAESVQQLREQVEALAKGEAPEQGAVSREAGRVQEVVFLFTGQGSQAEGMGQELYETEPVFRETMKRCDEVLRPLMGESLVEVLYGGKGALLSKASVAQPALFAVEYALAKVWMGWGVKPGAVLGHSLGEYVAACVAEVMSLEEGLELVAKRGQLMEGLGEKGKMVVVMAEEGKVRQALKGKESRVSVAAVNGPRETVVAGGEKEVEGVVEELRKEGVESRELKTTHAFHSPLMEPMLEEYGKVLGKVKWGRPSVELVGNVSGRPVKGEEVSQGEYWKKQVREPVKYWEGLKGLYERGQRVFVEVGPKPTLVAVGRKYLGEEGEWVGTLKPGVGDWKQMLGGLAKLYARGVEVDWASVSAGGARRRTSLPTYPFQRERYWIDSLIPNTDTLVSFYRSVVHLLEVNSAFEVPSLRFATLREVIPGFSWISLYRPEPQEQSYRAYYDIALKANQEMARILYRGVDFSTRTRVLDIGCGHAADLVDLARAHPHLELHGCNISPDQIEVGRQRIRALGLDGRVLLHYQDSSRDQFPSTYDLVIAYQVIHHIRAKSDLFANISRSMKPGGLLIMAETMSNMVSPIEHPESTTQFVPVGEWAELLARNHLRVVECVDATQEIANFLHDAEFPKNFERVTRDSDAVTREHLHGIHMLGELLSRRLAAYGLFMVTKDDSRDVETLRRINRTQLNKQLPYATAYSQVEAKQYVVPPVPEVSASAADSETSAFAHALLNADASQRGVLLDGYLREQTANLLRMPAAKLDLSQPLHTLGMDSLLTMELKHKIHVETGVNVPLDELLEGASLARLSKSVAERLSSTGVAAPKAADWEEGEL; encoded by the coding sequence ATGGAGAAGTTGGTTCGTGGTCTGTCGCCAGAGAAGCGCGTGAACCTGGCCAAGATGCTGCTGCGCTCCGCGGGCGAAAGCGTCCCGGAGAGCAGCGCCACCGAGCCCATCGCCATCATTGGCGTGGGGTGCCGGTTTCCGGGTGGAGCGAACAGCCCCGAGTCCTATTGGAAGTTGCTGAGCGGGGGCGTGGACGCGGTCCAGGAAGTGCCTTCCAGCCGCTGGGACGTGAACGCGTACTATGATCCGGATCCCTCGGTTCCGGGGAAGGTGTACACGCGCAACGGTGCCTTCGTGGACGGCGTGGATCTTTTCGATCCCTACTTCTTTGGCATTCCGCCCCGCTCGGCGGTGAACCTGGATCCGCAGCACCGCCTCCTGCTCGAGGTGACCTGGGAGGCGCTGGAGAACGCGGGGATTTCGCCTCGGAGCCTCGCGGGGAGCAAGACGGGCATCTTCGTCGGGGGGGCCACCGGCGAGTACACCCAGCTCCGGGCGGATGAGGGCGCCGACCGCATCGACGCGAGCTACCTCACTGGAACCCTGCTCACGTTCGCCACCGGCCGCCTGTCGCACTTCCTGGATCTCCAGGGCCCGAGCCTCGCCGTGGACACGGCATGTTCCTCCTCGCTCGTGGCGGTGCACCTGGCCTGTCAGAGCCTGCGCTCGGGCGAGTCCTCGCTGGCGCTCGTGGGCGGCGTGAGCCTGCTGCTCATGCCCCAGGGGTGGATCACCACCAGCAAGGCCCGCATGCTGGCCGTCGACGGCCGCTGCAAGACGTTCGACGCCTCCGCGGATGGCTACGGCCGTGGCGAAGGGTGCGGCATGGTCGTGCTCAAGCGCCTGTCCGAGGCCATCAAGGACGAGGACAACATCCTGGCGGTCATCCGTGGCACGGCGACCAACCAGGACGGGCACAGCAGCGATCTGACGGTGCCCAACGGGCTCGCGCAGCAGCAGGTCATCCGCAAGGCGCTGGATAACGCTGGGCTCCAGCCCGAGCAGGTGGACTACGTGGAAGCGCACGGCACGGGCACCGCGCTGGGCGACCCCATCGAGATGCGCGCCATTGGCGCCGTGTTCGGTCCCACGCGCGAGAAGTCTCGGCCGCTGCGCGTCGGCTCGGTGAAGACGAACATCGGCCACCTGGAGTTCGCCTCGGGCATCGCGGGCCTCATCAAGCTCGCGCTCAGCCTGAAGCACCGGGAGATCCCCGCCCATCTGCACTTCAAGCGGGGCAATCCCTATATCCCCTGGAACGAGCTGCCGGTGGAGATCCCCACGCAGCTCACGCCGTGGGCCGCCGGGCAGGGTCCGCGCGTGGCGGGCGTGAGCTCGTTTGGCGCCAGCGGAACGAACGCGCACGTGGTGCTGGAGGAGGCTCCGGAAGTGGAGCGGAAGGCCGAGGGCAAGGGCCGTCCGCTGCACGTGATGAGCCTGTCCGCGCGCAACGCCGAGAGCCTGCGGGAGCTGGCGAGCCGGTACGTGAAGTACCTGGAGGCGCACCCGGAAGCGAAGCTGGAGGAGGTGTGCTTCACGGCGAACGCGGGCCGGGCGCACTTCGCGCACCGGGCGGCGGTGGTGGCCGAGAGCGTGCAGCAGCTGCGCGAGCAGGTGGAGGCGCTGGCGAAGGGAGAGGCGCCGGAGCAGGGAGCGGTGAGCCGGGAGGCGGGAAGGGTGCAGGAAGTGGTGTTCCTGTTCACGGGCCAGGGCTCGCAGGCGGAGGGAATGGGCCAGGAGCTGTACGAGACGGAGCCGGTGTTCCGCGAAACCATGAAGCGGTGCGACGAGGTGTTGCGGCCGCTGATGGGGGAGTCGCTGGTGGAAGTGCTCTACGGAGGCAAGGGAGCACTGCTGAGTAAGGCGAGCGTGGCGCAGCCGGCGCTGTTCGCGGTGGAGTACGCGCTGGCGAAGGTGTGGATGGGGTGGGGAGTGAAGCCGGGGGCGGTGCTGGGACACAGCCTGGGCGAGTACGTGGCGGCGTGCGTGGCGGAGGTGATGAGCCTGGAGGAGGGGCTGGAGCTGGTGGCGAAGAGAGGCCAGCTGATGGAGGGTTTGGGGGAGAAGGGGAAGATGGTGGTGGTGATGGCGGAGGAGGGGAAGGTGCGCCAGGCGCTCAAGGGGAAGGAGAGCCGGGTGTCGGTGGCGGCGGTGAATGGCCCCCGGGAGACGGTGGTGGCGGGAGGGGAGAAGGAAGTGGAAGGGGTGGTGGAGGAGCTGAGGAAGGAGGGGGTGGAGAGCCGGGAGTTGAAGACGACGCACGCGTTCCACTCGCCGCTGATGGAGCCGATGCTGGAGGAGTACGGGAAGGTGTTGGGGAAGGTGAAGTGGGGGAGGCCGAGCGTGGAGCTGGTGGGGAACGTGAGCGGCAGGCCGGTGAAGGGGGAAGAGGTCAGCCAGGGGGAGTACTGGAAGAAGCAGGTGAGGGAGCCGGTGAAGTACTGGGAAGGGCTCAAGGGGCTGTACGAGAGGGGCCAGAGGGTATTCGTGGAGGTGGGGCCCAAGCCGACGCTGGTGGCGGTGGGGCGCAAGTACCTGGGGGAGGAAGGGGAGTGGGTGGGGACGCTCAAGCCGGGAGTGGGGGACTGGAAGCAGATGCTGGGCGGCCTGGCGAAGCTGTACGCGCGGGGCGTGGAAGTGGACTGGGCGAGCGTGAGCGCCGGAGGGGCGCGGCGTCGCACCTCCCTGCCCACCTATCCCTTCCAGCGTGAGCGCTACTGGATCGACTCGCTCATCCCCAACACGGATACGCTCGTGTCCTTCTACCGGAGCGTCGTGCACCTCCTGGAGGTCAACTCCGCGTTCGAGGTGCCCTCGCTGCGCTTCGCCACGTTGCGTGAGGTCATCCCGGGCTTCTCGTGGATCTCCCTCTACCGGCCCGAGCCCCAGGAGCAGAGCTACCGCGCCTACTACGACATCGCCCTCAAGGCGAACCAGGAGATGGCCCGCATCCTCTACCGGGGCGTCGACTTCTCGACGCGGACGCGCGTGCTCGACATCGGCTGCGGCCACGCGGCGGACCTCGTCGATCTCGCCCGGGCGCATCCGCACCTGGAGCTGCATGGCTGCAACATCTCGCCGGATCAGATCGAGGTGGGGCGTCAGCGCATCCGCGCGCTGGGGCTCGATGGCCGCGTCCTGCTGCACTACCAGGACAGCTCGCGGGATCAATTCCCGTCCACCTATGATCTGGTGATCGCCTACCAGGTCATCCACCACATCCGGGCCAAGTCGGACCTCTTCGCCAACATCAGCCGCAGCATGAAGCCCGGCGGCCTGCTGATCATGGCGGAGACCATGTCCAACATGGTCTCGCCCATCGAGCACCCCGAGTCGACCACCCAGTTCGTCCCCGTGGGCGAGTGGGCGGAACTGCTCGCGCGCAACCACCTGCGCGTCGTCGAGTGCGTGGACGCCACCCAGGAGATCGCCAACTTCCTGCACGACGCCGAGTTCCCGAAGAACTTCGAGCGGGTGACGCGGGACTCGGACGCGGTGACGCGCGAGCACCTGCACGGCATCCACATGCTGGGCGAGTTGCTCAGCCGCCGGCTCGCCGCCTACGGCCTGTTCATGGTGACGAAGGACGACTCGCGGGACGTGGAGACGCTGCGGCGCATCAACCGGACGCAGTTGAACAAGCAGTTGCCGTACGCCACGGCCTACAGCCAGGTGGAGGCCAAGCAGTACGTGGTCCCGCCCGTGCCCGAGGTGTCCGCCTCGGCAGCCGATTCGGAGACGAGCGCCTTCGCCCATGCGCTGCTCAACGCCGACGCCAGCCAGCGCGGGGTGTTGCTGGATGGCTACCTGCGTGAGCAGACCGCCAACCTGCTGCGGATGCCGGCCGCCAAGCTGGATCTGAGCCAGCCGCTGCACACGCTCGGCATGGACTCCCTGTTGACCATGGAGTTGAAGCACAAGATCCACGTGGAGACGGGGGTCAACGTGCCGCTGGACGAGCTGCTCGAGGGCGCGAGCCTCGCGCGTCTGTCCAAGAGCGTGGCGGAGCGGTTGTCGAGCACGGGCGTGGCCGCTCCCAAGGCGGCGGACTGGGAGGAAGGCGAGCTGTGA